The genomic segment AATAGTAAATATAACGGATGGCTTAGTAAATGAGTTGGAAATAAAAAAAATACAGACGCTAATAAATGATAGGTTTAACAGTATCGATAGTACAATCGAAACTTTTATTTTTTCAGAGACAACTCTGTGGTAAATATGCAATATGTCAATCTCTAAAAAGGAGTTTTTATGTATGGAGAAATTAGCCTTGTTTGGTGGAAAAAAAGCTATTGATACAACACCTGAATATAAATGGCCGATTATAACCCCAAGTGATAAAGATTATTTATTGAAAATGATAGAAGAAAATGAAATTTCGTATAACTTCAAATCGGAAGAAATTGATAGATTAGAAATGAATTTTAAAAAATATCTCAAAATGCCGTACTGTTTAGCTTTGAATTCTGGGACATCAGCTTTATATACGGCCTTTATTGCGATTGGAATTTCTGAAGGGGATGAGGTGATTGTACCCTCGTATACTTTTCCTGCTACCGTCATTCCATTAATCCATATGGGAGCTAAAATTATTTTTGCTGATAGTGAAAATAATACCCCTCTTATTTCAATAGAAGACGTGAAAAAGAAAGTAAGCAAGGAAACTAAATTGATACTAGTAACCCACATGGATGGGTTTCCAGTTCAAGTGAATCTTATAAGAGCATGGCTAAAAGAACATGAGTATAATGCCTTGATTCTTGAAGACTGCGCTCAAGCAATAGGGGCAGAGGTTGATGGTGTGAAAGTAGGATCACTAGGAGATTTAGCAATATTCAGTTTTCAACAAAAAAAATTGTTAACAGGTGGTGAGGGTGGCCTACTTATCATTAAAAATAAAGAATATTATGAAAGAGCAATACTCTTGAGTTATTTGCAAAAAAGATCCTTTGAAGAGATAAGCGATGGTCGACTCCA from the Listeria seeligeri serovar 1/2b str. SLCC3954 genome contains:
- a CDS encoding DegT/DnrJ/EryC1/StrS family aminotransferase, translating into MEKLALFGGKKAIDTTPEYKWPIITPSDKDYLLKMIEENEISYNFKSEEIDRLEMNFKKYLKMPYCLALNSGTSALYTAFIAIGISEGDEVIVPSYTFPATVIPLIHMGAKIIFADSENNTPLISIEDVKKKVSKETKLILVTHMDGFPVQVNLIRAWLKEHEYNALILEDCAQAIGAEVDGVKVGSLGDLAIFSFQQKKLLTGGEGGLLIIKNKEYYERAILLSYLQKRSFEEISDGRLQQYCYTGLGFNFRIHPLAAGMVNQQFSKMDKYADKRRQNMRMFEESFNSIPEVKLIGRIHENTLPSYFSFKFLYVDEAVDITKYVEALNAEGVPIVVSTTKPLHLEPIFSNFNSNKFSMDFLNKKLTSQFADPLIYCETYSKKVLRLPAYYDLTKEQVIEFANAFRKVGKNKNSLK